In Pseudomonas hamedanensis, a single window of DNA contains:
- a CDS encoding acyl-CoA carboxylase subunit beta, producing MAHLQSQLDPHSDTFARNRAAMLAAIEQVQQLERNLLGKAAEAKAKFDKRGQLLPRERLNLLLDPGAPFLELASLAGYKLHDDKDGSAAGGGLIAGIGYVSGVRVVVVANNSAIKGGTISPSGLKKSLRLQQIALENKLPVITLAESGGANLNYAAEIFVEGARSFANQARMSAQGLPQITVVHGSATAGGAYQPGLSDYVVVVRGKAKLFLAGPPLLKAATGEIATDEELGGAEMHAQVAGTAEYLAENDADGIRQVRDIMRMLPWNEQLPWRAQPPYKEPLYPIDELLGLIPDDPKKPYDVREIIARIADESCFLEFKGEFDQQTICGHLKIQGRACGFIGNNGPITPNGASKAAQFIQLCDQSQTPLLFFHNTTGFMVGTESEQQGVIKHGSKLIQAVANARVAKLTIVVGGSYGAGNYAMCGRGLDPRFIFAWPNSRTAVMGGAQAGKVLRIVTEAKQLKDGQVPDPKMLDMLEQMTAQKLDSQSTALYGSANLWDDGLIDPRDTRTLLGYLLDICHEADLRKLQPNSFGVSRF from the coding sequence ATGGCGCACCTACAGTCGCAACTCGACCCGCACAGTGACACGTTCGCGCGCAATCGCGCGGCCATGCTGGCGGCCATCGAGCAGGTGCAACAGCTGGAACGGAACCTGCTGGGCAAGGCCGCCGAAGCCAAAGCCAAATTCGACAAGCGCGGGCAATTGTTGCCCCGCGAACGCCTGAACCTGTTGCTCGACCCCGGCGCGCCGTTCCTCGAACTGGCCAGCCTCGCCGGCTACAAGTTGCACGACGACAAAGACGGCAGCGCGGCCGGTGGCGGCCTGATCGCCGGCATCGGCTATGTGTCCGGCGTGCGCGTGGTGGTGGTGGCGAACAACAGCGCGATCAAGGGCGGCACCATCTCGCCAAGCGGATTGAAAAAATCCCTGCGCCTGCAACAGATCGCCCTGGAAAACAAACTGCCAGTGATCACCCTCGCCGAAAGCGGCGGCGCCAACCTCAATTACGCGGCGGAAATTTTCGTCGAAGGCGCGCGCAGCTTTGCCAATCAGGCGCGGATGTCGGCCCAAGGCCTGCCGCAGATTACCGTGGTGCACGGCTCGGCCACGGCGGGCGGCGCCTACCAACCGGGGCTGTCGGATTACGTGGTGGTGGTGCGCGGCAAGGCCAAGCTGTTCCTCGCCGGCCCGCCGCTGCTTAAAGCGGCGACCGGCGAAATCGCCACTGACGAAGAACTCGGGGGCGCCGAGATGCACGCGCAGGTCGCCGGCACTGCTGAATATCTGGCTGAAAACGACGCTGACGGCATCCGTCAGGTACGCGACATCATGCGCATGCTGCCATGGAACGAACAATTGCCATGGCGCGCGCAGCCGCCATACAAAGAGCCGCTCTACCCTATCGACGAGCTGCTCGGCCTGATCCCCGATGACCCGAAAAAACCGTATGACGTGCGCGAAATCATCGCACGCATCGCCGACGAATCGTGCTTCCTCGAATTCAAAGGCGAGTTCGATCAACAGACGATTTGCGGCCACCTGAAAATTCAGGGCCGCGCCTGCGGCTTCATTGGCAACAACGGGCCGATCACCCCCAACGGTGCGAGCAAGGCAGCGCAGTTCATTCAACTGTGCGACCAGAGCCAGACGCCGCTGCTGTTTTTTCACAACACCACGGGCTTCATGGTCGGCACCGAATCGGAACAGCAAGGCGTGATCAAACACGGCTCGAAGCTGATTCAGGCCGTGGCCAACGCGCGGGTGGCGAAACTGACGATCGTCGTCGGCGGTTCCTACGGGGCTGGCAACTACGCGATGTGCGGACGCGGTCTCGATCCACGCTTCATCTTCGCCTGGCCGAACAGCCGCACAGCGGTGATGGGTGGCGCTCAGGCCGGCAAGGTGTTGCGCATCGTTACCGAAGCCAAACAGCTCAAGGACGGCCAGGTGCCGGACCCGAAAATGCTCGACATGCTGGAGCAAATGACCGCGCAGAAACTCGACAGCCAATCCACCGCGCTCTACGGCAGCGCCAACCTGTGGGACGACGGCCTGATCGACCCGCGCGACACCCGCACCCTGCTCGGCTATTTGCTGGATATCTGCCACGAAGCCGACCTTCGCAAGCTGCAACCCAACAGCTTCGGCGTCAGCCGCTTCTGA